A single Oryzias melastigma strain HK-1 linkage group LG24, ASM292280v2, whole genome shotgun sequence DNA region contains:
- the fdft1 gene encoding squalene synthase isoform X2, translating to MDILKSLGHPEEIFNLFRFKMGGCRAVMPKLDYDSMSQTLRTCYVYLNQTSRSFAAVIQALDGELRHAVCIFYLVLRALDTVEDDMTIPLDKKVPMLTHFHTYLYQEDWCFTESQEKDRQVLEDFPTISLEFRNLAQEYREVISDICHRMGVGMAEFLEKKVGSMKEWDQYCHYVAGLVGIGLSRLFSASQLEDPEVGQDTELANSMGLFLQKTNIIRDYLEDTTEGRAFWPQEAWSQFAGRLEDLAQPEKLESALSCLNLLVTDALRHVPDVIAYLSRLHNQSVFNFCAIPQVMAIATLSSCYNNPMVFQGVVKIRKGQAVTLMMEATNMRAVQTIIFQYSQEILQKVSLTDPSRDKTLHILAVIQGKSTMSQSRSHHLSPMYLSAAMLLAVLSWQYISTAAAQAQGTGDV from the exons ATGGACATCCTGAAGTCTCTCGGACATCCAGAGGAGATTTTTAACCTCTTCCGGTTTAAAATGGGAGGATGCAGAGCTGTCATGCCGAAGCTGGATTAT GACTCCATGAGCCAGACTCTGCGGACCTGCTACGTGTATCTGAACCAGACCAGCCGGAGCTTCGCGGCTGTGATCCAGGCGCTGGACGGGGAGTTGAG ACATGCGGTTTGCATCTTCTACCTGGTGCTGCGAGCGCTGGACACTGTGGAGGATGACATGACCATCCCCCTGGACAAGAAGGTGCCCATGCTGACTCATTTTCACACCTACCTGTACCAGGAGGATTGGTGTTTCACTGAGAGTCAGGAGAAGGATCGACAGGTTCTTGAAGACTTCCCCACG ATATCACTGGAATTCCGAAACCTCGCTCAGGAATACAGAGAGGTCATCTCGGATATATGTCACCGCATGGGAGTCGGGATGGCCGAGTTTCTGGAGAAGAAGGTTGGATCCATGAAGGAGTGGGACCAg TACTGCCACTACGTCGCCGGTCTCGTCGGCATCGGTTTGTCTCGGCTCTTCTCCGCCTCCCAGCTGGAGGATCCAGAAGTGGGGCAGGACACTGAGCTGGCCAACTCTATGGGCCTGTTCCTCCAGAAGACCAACATCATCAGAGACTATCTTGAAGACACAACAGAGGGTCGGGCCTTCTGGCCCCAGGAG GCGTGGAGTCAGTTTGCAGGCCGTCTGGAGGACCTGGCTCAGCCGGAGAAGCTGGAGTCGGCGCTGTCCTGTCTCAACCTTCTGGTCACCGACGCTCTGCGGCACGTTCCCGACGTTATCGCCTACCTGTCCCGCCTGCACAACCAGAGTGTCTTTAACTTCTGTGCCATTCCACAG GTGATGGCAATAGCCACTCTTTCCTCGTGCTACAACAACCCCATGGTGTTTCAGGGAGTGGTGAAGATCAGAAAGGGTCAGGCCGTCACCCTCATGATGGAAGCCACCAACATGCGAGCGGTGCAGACCATCATCTTTCAGTATAGCCAGGAG ATCCTGCAGAAGGTTTCCCTCACTGACCCATCCAGAGACAAGACTCTGCACATTCTAGCTGTCATCCAGGGAAAGTCCACCATGTCCCAGTCCAGGAGCCACCACCTGTCTCCCATGTACCTGTCTGCTGCCATGCTGCTGGCTGTGCTCAGCTGGCAGTACATCAGCACTGCTGCCGCCCAGGCGCAGGGCACGGGAGACGTGTAG
- the fdft1 gene encoding squalene synthase isoform X1, producing MAGACCKCPVTLSVFKRSLSVGPRGCGSPPRPLLQVRRLRERGLQEAARPCSALRPAGFHRQTALLCLPCQDSMSQTLRTCYVYLNQTSRSFAAVIQALDGELRHAVCIFYLVLRALDTVEDDMTIPLDKKVPMLTHFHTYLYQEDWCFTESQEKDRQVLEDFPTISLEFRNLAQEYREVISDICHRMGVGMAEFLEKKVGSMKEWDQYCHYVAGLVGIGLSRLFSASQLEDPEVGQDTELANSMGLFLQKTNIIRDYLEDTTEGRAFWPQEAWSQFAGRLEDLAQPEKLESALSCLNLLVTDALRHVPDVIAYLSRLHNQSVFNFCAIPQVMAIATLSSCYNNPMVFQGVVKIRKGQAVTLMMEATNMRAVQTIIFQYSQEILQKVSLTDPSRDKTLHILAVIQGKSTMSQSRSHHLSPMYLSAAMLLAVLSWQYISTAAAQAQGTGDV from the exons ATGGCCGGAGCCTGCTGCAAGTGCCCGGTGACTCTGTCCGTGTTCAAGCGCTCTCTCTCGGTGGGGCCGCGGGGCTGCGGGTCCCCTCCCCGGCCCCTCCTGCAGGTCCGGAGGCTTCGTGAGCGGGGCCTGCAGGAGGCCGCCCGCCCCTGCAGCGCCCTCAGACCCGCGGGCTTTCACCGACAAACGGCCCTCTTGTGTCTGCCCTGCCAGGACTCCATGAGCCAGACTCTGCGGACCTGCTACGTGTATCTGAACCAGACCAGCCGGAGCTTCGCGGCTGTGATCCAGGCGCTGGACGGGGAGTTGAG ACATGCGGTTTGCATCTTCTACCTGGTGCTGCGAGCGCTGGACACTGTGGAGGATGACATGACCATCCCCCTGGACAAGAAGGTGCCCATGCTGACTCATTTTCACACCTACCTGTACCAGGAGGATTGGTGTTTCACTGAGAGTCAGGAGAAGGATCGACAGGTTCTTGAAGACTTCCCCACG ATATCACTGGAATTCCGAAACCTCGCTCAGGAATACAGAGAGGTCATCTCGGATATATGTCACCGCATGGGAGTCGGGATGGCCGAGTTTCTGGAGAAGAAGGTTGGATCCATGAAGGAGTGGGACCAg TACTGCCACTACGTCGCCGGTCTCGTCGGCATCGGTTTGTCTCGGCTCTTCTCCGCCTCCCAGCTGGAGGATCCAGAAGTGGGGCAGGACACTGAGCTGGCCAACTCTATGGGCCTGTTCCTCCAGAAGACCAACATCATCAGAGACTATCTTGAAGACACAACAGAGGGTCGGGCCTTCTGGCCCCAGGAG GCGTGGAGTCAGTTTGCAGGCCGTCTGGAGGACCTGGCTCAGCCGGAGAAGCTGGAGTCGGCGCTGTCCTGTCTCAACCTTCTGGTCACCGACGCTCTGCGGCACGTTCCCGACGTTATCGCCTACCTGTCCCGCCTGCACAACCAGAGTGTCTTTAACTTCTGTGCCATTCCACAG GTGATGGCAATAGCCACTCTTTCCTCGTGCTACAACAACCCCATGGTGTTTCAGGGAGTGGTGAAGATCAGAAAGGGTCAGGCCGTCACCCTCATGATGGAAGCCACCAACATGCGAGCGGTGCAGACCATCATCTTTCAGTATAGCCAGGAG ATCCTGCAGAAGGTTTCCCTCACTGACCCATCCAGAGACAAGACTCTGCACATTCTAGCTGTCATCCAGGGAAAGTCCACCATGTCCCAGTCCAGGAGCCACCACCTGTCTCCCATGTACCTGTCTGCTGCCATGCTGCTGGCTGTGCTCAGCTGGCAGTACATCAGCACTGCTGCCGCCCAGGCGCAGGGCACGGGAGACGTGTAG